AGGCTATAAACTTGCCGTTGTAGAGCTCGATGCCTTGCATGGTGTGCGGGTGCCCGCCAATAATGATATCGGCCCCGGCATCGATGGCTCTCTTTGCGATAGTGCGCTGGTAATCCCGGACAGCACTATCATATTCGCCACCCCAGTCACAAAGCAGTACGAGATAGTCACTATGATTTGCAGCCGCTTGGATGATGGGCTTAAGGTAACGCCACTTTAGGTCGGCAGCTATACCGGTTGTTTTAAGCGTTGCGCCGCTTTCAGCTGGTGTAAGCGGTGAGAATGCCAGAAATGCAATTCTCTTGCCTTTTATCTCGAGCACTTTGCAGGTATATGCCTGGTTCAGGTTCGAACCGGCGCCCGCATGCGTAATGCCGTACTGCTCAAGAAGCTTGGTCGTACTAAAGAGACCTTGCTGGCCGAACGACATAATCTCGCTGTTGGCCAGAGATACTACGTTAATGCCGGCAGCCCTCATACCCTTAGCCGCCTCAGGCAGACCGTATAAGGAGTAGTTGCCGGTCGATGCTTGTGCCGACGCTGAAAACGGTGATTGCAGACTACCAGCGATGACATCGCCGGTTTGCAGTATCTGCTTTACGGCTGAGACGGGGGCTTCCGGACCGCTGCTTATCACCAGGTCGCCGACTTTGCCGCTCAGGGCCATATTGCCTAACCCGATAAGAATCACGGTATCTGCGTTGCTCTTATCGGCTGCGGCCTGATCGAGCGTCGTGATCGTTGTCGCGACGGGGGTCTTTACCGTACTCGTTGCTTCTATTGAAGAGACCCGCTTGCGTATCGCGTCTTGTTTTGGCGCAAGTTGGGCTGTTTTTTGTGCGGTCGATATTTTTACCTGGTTTGTCACCGGCCGGGTAGCAATGTACCAGGTGGTACAGGCCACAACCGGCACTATAAGAGCGACCAGCAAGAGCATCCTCAGGGTTACTTGCCTGACAATTTCACGCTCAATCTGTTGTTTGCCTGAATCGTAGTAATCGCTGTCAATAAGCTGCAGTTGCTGGTATTCGTTTTTATCTTTCTTACTCATATCAATCTA
This portion of the Candidatus Aquicultor sp. genome encodes:
- a CDS encoding CapA family protein, producing the protein MSKKDKNEYQQLQLIDSDYYDSGKQQIEREIVRQVTLRMLLLVALIVPVVACTTWYIATRPVTNQVKISTAQKTAQLAPKQDAIRKRVSSIEATSTVKTPVATTITTLDQAAADKSNADTVILIGLGNMALSGKVGDLVISSGPEAPVSAVKQILQTGDVIAGSLQSPFSASAQASTGNYSLYGLPEAAKGMRAAGINVVSLANSEIMSFGQQGLFSTTKLLEQYGITHAGAGSNLNQAYTCKVLEIKGKRIAFLAFSPLTPAESGATLKTTGIAADLKWRYLKPIIQAAANHSDYLVLLCDWGGEYDSAVRDYQRTIAKRAIDAGADIIIGGHPHTMQGIELYNGKFIAYSPGDFVYAPAKKSYRDAFIIKLKLAQGRLAGAEVMPIVVDPSGKPTPATGCTAKEILTKLQGLSAPFGTIVSISGDKAQVT